From Plectropomus leopardus isolate mb chromosome 4, YSFRI_Pleo_2.0, whole genome shotgun sequence, the proteins below share one genomic window:
- the LOC121941522 gene encoding uncharacterized protein LOC121941522, with protein sequence MVQWQLCTLEQLMNSGFGRPFPRHGLQLLFWFANQCVTCELLNSVVVMKLVSDCQPEKGFYGFHIFGNVEELLPVLNRPRNRKRKTKVLYYEVGNLNTETYPTSADLPTYVRENYGLHGNSCDYNIDRIIISYQVKTRVVEMVYVTEHDGVSFGKFNADRTYQVSLELIQALQNPQLDLTAFLTQTGYWGNMQVVRADNLEMHYPELSAQQMFDWMQNYSGYTARTVRDGLSFFEETFNQQLNVNREPFSYDQNVYYNVNTTSNNSGYVARYSDVQQRPRVYRDSNWIYDWKLSRGFHEADKKGNGGGGISFVKILLGAGALYLAAKCFSWLRSCWKEDLDEYILKKITWRTPVYQHHPMLDYVY encoded by the exons ATGGTTCAGTGGCAGCTCTGCACTCTTGAGCAGCTGATGAATTCAGGGTTCGGCCGTCCTTTTCCACGACACGGCCTTCAGCTCCTGTTTTGGTTTGCCAACCAATGTGTGACCTGTGAACTCTTAAACTCTGTGGTTGTCATGAAG CTGGTGTCAGATTGTCAACCAGAGAAAGGTTTCTACGGTTTCCACATTTTTGGCAATGTTGAGGAACTTCTACCTGTGCTGAACAGGCCCAGGAATCgcaagagaaagacaaag GTTTTGTACTATGAAGTTGGCAACCTGAACACAGAAACCTACCCAACCTCTGCAGACCTCCCCACATATGTGAGGGAAAATTATGGGTTGCATGGTAACAGCTGTGATTACAACATAGACCGCATCATCATCAGTTACCAGGTGAAAACCAGGGTGGTGGAGATGGTGTATGTCACAGAGCATGACGGAGTTTCCTTTGGGAAGTTCAACGCAGACAGAACTTATCAAGTCAGCCTCGAGCTGATTCAAGCCCTGCAGAACCCGCAGCTCGATCTCACCGCTTTTCTCACACAGACGGGCTACTGGGGAAATATGCAGGTGGTTCGGGCTGACAATTTGGAGATGCACTACCCAGAACTGTCAgcccagcaaatgtttgactgGATGCAGAACTATAGTGGATATACAGCAAGAACAGTACGTGATGGTTTAAGTTTCTTCGAAGAAACCTTCAACCAGCaactgaatgtaaacagagaGCCCTTCAGCTATGACCAGAATGTGTACTACAACGTCAACACAACCTCAAACAACAGCGGATACGTCGCTCGCTACAGTGACGTGCAACAGAGACCAAGAGTCTACAGAGACAGCAATTGGATATACGACTGGAAGCTGTCTAGAG GTTTTCATGAAGCAGACAAGAAAGGGAACGGAGGTGGTGGCATCAGCTTTGTCAAGATTCTCCTCGGTGCTGGAGCGCTCTACTTGGCGGCCAAATGTTTCAGCTGGCTGAGGAGCTGCTGGAAGGAGGATTTAGATGAATACATTCTCAAGAAGATAACATGGAGGACTCCAGTTTATCAACATCATCCCATGCTGGATTATGTGTACTAA